The following coding sequences lie in one Miscanthus floridulus cultivar M001 chromosome 9, ASM1932011v1, whole genome shotgun sequence genomic window:
- the LOC136480599 gene encoding UDP-glycosyltransferase 73C7-like, producing MERAAAEPHFVLVPWQGTISHIIPMTDIGRLLACHGAAVTIITTPANAPLVQSRVEDLATPPHGAITVTAIPFPAAEAGLPDGCERLDLLRSPGDVPRFFTANKQFGEAVARYCRGSEAMLRLRRRPSCVVAGMCHSWALGLGRELGVPCYVFHGFGAFALLCIEYLYKHRPHEAVSSADELVNIPALPAFECRVSRSQLPPHFAPSTTMGCGTMQEIREFDVAVDGVVVNSFDELEHGSCALLAAATGKNVVAVGPVSLCRSPHLDPQAMTGDARRVMEWLDTKESKSVVYVSFGSAGCMPPAQVMQLGMALASCRWPVVWVVKGADSMPDDVKKWFRESFDSNKCLVVRGWAPQVAILAHRAVGGFLTHCGWGSTLEAIAAGMPMATWPLFAEQFLNERLIVDVLGVGVSVGVTKPTENVLSAGKLNGSRADVEAEVGMEQVMKALERLMDLGDEGEQRRRKTQELKAKANGALEKGGSSYMNLEKLIQSLVS from the coding sequence ATGGAGAGAGCAGCAGCGGAGCCACACTTCGTGCTCGTTCCGTGGCAAGGAACCATCAGCCACATCATCCCGATGACCGACATCGGCCGCCTCCTCGCCTGCCACGGCGCGGCGGTCACCATAATCACGACGCCCGCCAACGCGCCACTCGTGCAGAGCCGTGTGGAAGACCTCGCGACGCCGCCGCATGGCGCGATCACGGTCACCGCAATCCCGTTCCCAGCGGCGGAGGCCGGCCTGCCTGACGGCTGCGAGAGGCTGGACCTCCTCCGGTCTCCCGGCGACGTGCCGCGCTTCTTCACTGCCAACAAACAGTTCGGCGAGGCCGTGGCGCGCTACTGCCGCGGCAGCGAGGCGATGCTGCGGCTGCGCCGACGACCGAGCTGCGTCGTCGCCGGGATGTGCCACTCGTGGGCGCTCGGCCTGGGGCGCGAGCTCGGCGTGCCGTGTTACGTCTTCCACGGCTTCGGCGCGTTCGCGCTGCTCTGCATCGAGTACCTCTACAAGCACAGGCCGCACGAGGCGGTTTCGTCAGCGGATGAGCTCGTCAACATCCCTGCCCTCCCGGCGTTCGAGTGCAGGGTATCACGTTCGCAGCTACCGCCGCATTTCGCGCCATCGACGACCATGGGCTGTGGGACGATGCAGGAGATACGGGAGTTCGACGTGGCCGTGGACGGCGTGGTCGTGAACAGCTTCGACGAGCTGGAGCACGGCTCCTGCGCGCTTCTCGCGGCGGCGACCGGCAAAAATGTCGTCGCCGTTGGCCCCGTCTCGCTGTGCCGGTCACCTCATCTCGATCCACAGGCCATGACAGGCGATGCCAGGCGGGTTATGGAGTGGCTGGACACCAAGGAGTCCAAGTCCGTGGTGTACGTCAGCTTTGGCAGCGCCGGGTGCATGCCACCGGCGCAGGTCATGCAGCTAGGCATGGCACTAGCATCGTGCCGTTGGCCTGTGGTATGGGTCGTCAAGGGCGCCGACTCCATGCCCGACGACGTCAAGAAGTGGTTTCGTGAGAGCTTCGACAGCAACAAGTGCTTGGTAGTGCGAGGCTGGGCTCCCCAGGTCGCCATCCTGGCTCACCGCGCCGTCGGCGGCTTCCTCACGCACTGTGGGTGGGGCTCGACTCTGGAGGCCATTGCCGCCGGCATGCCCATGGCAACTTGGCCGCTTTTCGCCGAGCAGTTTCTCAATGAGAGGCTTATCGTGGACGTGCTTGGTGTTGGGGTATCTGTAGGCGTGACAAAGCCAACGGAAAATGTCCTCAGTGCTGGTAAGCTCAACGGAAGCAGAGCGGATGTCGAGGCGGAGGTGGGTATGGAACAAGTGATGAAGGCTTTGGAGAGGCTGATGGATCTGGGTGACGAAGGggagcagaggaggaggaagactCAGGAGCTCAAGGCGAAGGCAAATGGAGCATTAGAGAAGGGAGGGTCGTCCTACATGAATTTGGAAAAGCTAATCCAATCTTTGGTTTCATGA